A window of Pseudomonas alcaliphila JAB1 genomic DNA:
ACCAGAAACTGCTCCCAGTGAAACAGCCGCGGTTGATCCGGCGTTTGCGCATGTTTGAAGGCCACGTACTCGCTCGTGGTTTCACACAACCAGGCCGTCAGATTACGCGGACGCTTCTCCGCGAACGCAGACGGCACGTAGAGCGCCACATTGCTGCCAGCGTCAGGACAACGTGCCGAACGGTACTCGAAAGCCTGAATGCCCGCCGCGCGCATCGACGTACCGAGACGCTGAGGCACGCTGTAATCGCTGGGGTGAGCCAACACTGCACCATGTTGATCGAAAGGCGGCTGTTGCAACTGGATACCGCGCTCGACGCGGTAACGCGCCTCGAAGGTCGAATGCTCGGAGAGGATGCGGCCACTGGGCGGCGGCACGGCCATGCCGTTCCACAGTACGAAACGGTAGTAGGCGGCCTCGGCCATCGCCGTTTGCAGACGCTGAGCGGCGT
This region includes:
- a CDS encoding RES family NAD+ phosphorylase is translated as MDIWQLCDGERQVRPLRGKLLRMVESQAQVATLQLVDNLAEQALLEELLESSKPPLPEAAEPLHYLLKTPFRYPPLRWGSRFGSVHEPSLFYAAQRLQTAMAEAAYYRFVLWNGMAVPPPSGRILSEHSTFEARYRVERGIQLQQPPFDQHGAVLAHPSDYSVPQRLGTSMRAAGIQAFEYRSARCPDAGSNVALYVPSAFAEKRPRNLTAWLCETTSEYVAFKHAQTPDQPRLFHWEQFLVQGQLPHPA